The sequence below is a genomic window from Paenibacillus silvisoli.
AAATCCCCGGCGGCGATCCCCGCAACCCGCTTGGCGACCGGTGGCTGGGCTTGGAGGTCGACGGGACTTATGGGACGACCTATGCGATTCACGGCAATAATAACAGCAAATCCATCGGCAAGTACGTCAGCGCGGGCTGCATCCGCATGTATAACGATGACATTCATTGGCTGTTTCCGCAGATCAAGACCGGCACCAATGTCGTCATTACGACGTCCGGTCTTTCCTTCGAGGATATTGCCGAGCAGCATGATTATCCGCTGATCAAGCATTTTGAAGGCAAGCTGCTGCTGAACGGAGAGACTGCCGCGCTGGAGCACGAACTGATTCTCGCGGATTCGCGCGTGTATATTCCGATGCGCGAAGTGTTCGAGCTGTTGGGCGGGACGGTAGCTTGGAATAACGAGGACAAGACGGTAACGGCCGTGGTCGGCGACCGGACCTTGGTGCATCAGACGCTGACCAACGTAGTGGATATGAACGGGACGTTGATCGAGATCACGGCTTCCCGGATGATCAACGGTTCCGTCATGCTGCCTCTCCGCAATATATCCGAGCTGATCGGCTATTACGTCGAATGGGACGGTGCGGCGAAGGAGATTCGGTTAACGGAGCTTTAGAGGATAAGAGAGGTATCGAAGCACATGTATGAGACGTTCAAAACAGCGAGGCTGTTGGCCGGCTTGCTGATCGCGGCGGGATGCATTATTTTTCTTGTTCAATTTTTTCCCTCGTTCTCTATCTCTATCGTGGGCATCATAACCGTTCTTGCCGGCGCGGCATTGCTTGCCATTATCCGGGCAGCGAAAGCGGAGTTGGACCGGTTGCGGATCGAGCTGGTGGACGTAAGGAAAATGGCGGAAGGGCCGAAAATGCCGAAGCCTTAGTCAAAATGTGGGGCATCTGCGAGTGGATAGCGGATATACCGCTCTCAATGATGCAATCCCGCCGAAACCCCAGTAAAATGGCTTTGTCAGCGGCTCGATAGCGGAAATTCCGCTATTGTAGGCGAAAAGTGGCCGATATGCCTGCCGAGAGCGGATATTCCGCTATCGATCGATATGTTCTTTCTAAGGCTGCCAGCAGTGCCGGCGGTCTTTTTGCTGTTAGACGGAGGATAACGGGGGAAAATTGCGAATTGGTTGTTATTGGATTTCAAACGAGGTGGCTCATTCGATGAACAAGATTTTTATCGTCGGCATCGTGGCCAGCGGAAAAACGACGCTTGCGAAGCGGCTATCCGAGCGGACAGGCATCCCTTGGCACGAACTGGACTGCATTGTTCACCATCAAACCGCATCGGGGCGGATCAAACGGACGGCGGCCGAGCAGGTGGAGGTGATTCAGGGGATCGATCGGCAGGGGCCGTGGATCATGGAAGGCACGGACCGCGAGTCGTACCGGCAATGTTTACTCGACATGGCGGATACGATTATTTTTGTCGATACGCCGCTGTGGAAGCGCAGGGTTCGGATATTCACAAGGTTCGTCAAGCAAAGGCTCGGTATAGAAGCCTGCCACTATAAGCCGGATCTGAACATGCTGCGGATGATGTACAAGTGGACGCGAGATTTTGAGCGGAACCGCCATCGGCTGGAGGCTGAGCTGGCGAGATACTCGGATAAGGTGATTCGATTGAAGGACAGCAGTACGATGACTTGATGGATTTACAATAATTTCTTATTGGCATAATCCCGCCCGTCCCTTATTATGGTTATCGAGGACACCAAGTAAATTCTGGAAGCGCATGCAAACCTCGGAATCGGAACAAGACGATAAGGAGGCAATACCGTCCATGAAGCTTACGTTCGAACAGAAGAAATCGATGCTCACCCAAGGTTACATCCACATTCCCGGCGTTATTCCCCGCGTGCTGGTCGATCAAGCCGTAAAACATATTAACCATGCCGTCGGGCAAGGGATGCCGGTAGAGGAAATGACGAAGTACCGCGCCCAGTCGTACTGCCCGGAGCTGACCGATAAGCCGCCGATTACCGGTTTGTTCAACGATACGCCCGTGAAAGGCTTCGTCGAGGATCTGCTTGGCGAAGGGATGGCAAGACAGATCGGCGGCGGGCAAATCGCGCTTCGCTTTCCGACGCTGCAGGATCCGCCGGTCGTGAACAGGCCGCATCTGGACGGCATGTATTCGCCGAACAACGGCGTGAAGGAAGGCACGATCGGGAATTTCACGATGCTCGTCGGCGTGCTGCTGAGCCCGGTGCGCACGACATTCGCCGGCAACTTCACCGTATGGCCGGGGACGCATACGATTTACGAGCAATATTTCCGCGAGCACGGGCCCGAATCGCTGCTGAACGGGATGCCGCCGGTTGAAATTCCGGAACCGGTTCAAACGATGGGCGAGCCCGGCGACGTTTTTCTCGTTCATTATCAGCTGGCGCACACGGTGGCGCTGAATGCATCGCCGAACACGCGATACTGCATCTTCTTCCGGGTCAAGCACAAGGAGCATGATCAGGACTGGAAAGCGCCGATGCTCGATATTTGGAAGCACTGGCCTGGCGTACGCGAAATTATGTAGCTAATAAGAACCGTGAAAGAACAGACGCAGCGTCTGTTCTTTCACGGTTTTTTTGTTGCGAGTTAGGAGTTGGGGCTGCCCCGCCTAAAAAAAACACAAGGCCAATAAAAGCGATTCCATTGTTGCCTTCCCCGTCAGCGGCTAGGATGAGAGTATGCACAAACAAGCTACTGGCGAGGAGGGACGGCTGTTGCTCGGATTCATCTGGAAGTACCGGACGCTGTATCTGCTTTCGATTCCAGGCATACTTTATTTTCTCGTGTTCAAGTACGTGCCTTTGCTCGGATCGGTCATCGCGTTCCAAAATTACAATCTTTTCGCCGGCTTCGGCGGGAGCCAGTGGGTCGGCTTCGAGCATTTCGAGCGCATGTTCCAGCACTATGATTTTCTGCGCATCTTGAAAAATACGCTGGTGCTTGGCGCGCTCGACATTCTGATCGCGTTCACGGCGCCGATCGTACTGGCCCTGTTGCTAAACGAGGTCCGGCTCGTCCTCTATAAAAAAATCGTGCAAACGATCGTCTACGCGCCGCATTTCTTGTCATGGGTCATCGTCAGCGGCATTTTCGCAGGCATGCTGTCGCCGACCTCGGGCATCGTCAACGTGATTATCGGCTGGTTCGGCGTCGAGCCGATTTATTTTCTAGGCGAAAATAGTTACATCCGCGCAATCCTGGTGGGTTCCGGCTTATGGCGCGACGTGGGCTGGGGCACGATCATTTATCTAGCCGCCTTGACGGGCATTAATCCCGAGCTGTACGAAGCGTCCGAGATCGACGGCGCGGGCCGCTGGAAGCAAACGCTGAAAATCACGCTCCCATCGCTGCTTCCGGTCATTACCGTGCTTTTCCTGTTGAAGATCGGCGACTTTATGGATTACGGCTTCGAACGTGTCTTCGTCTTCCAAAACCCGCTCAACATCACGGACAGCGAAATACTGGACACCTATATCTACAAAGCGGGTTTGAAGCAGATGCAGTACAGCTACGCGACCGCTATCGGGCTGTTCAAATCGGTCGTCGGCCTGTTCCTGCTGGTCATCGCCAACGCGCTGAGCCGCAAGGCTACGGGAGAATCGTTGTACTGAAGCAAAAGGAGGAGTGGCCGTGATCAGGCGCGAGCATTGGAGCAGAAAAGGATTTCTTGCCGCGAATTATATAGGGCTGACCGGATTGTCGCTGACGATGCTGCTGCCGTTCTTGAACGTGATCGCGCAATCGCTCAGCGGCGCGGCGGCGATCGACCGGGGCGACGTTATGTTTTGGCCCGTCGATTTCACGCTCAATTATTACCGCTATGTGTTCGATGACATCTCCATCTGGCGCGCATTCGGCATTACCGTCTATATCACGGTGGTCGGCACGCTCATCAATTTGACCTTTACTTCGTCGTTAGCTTATCCGCTGTCGCGGACGGAGTATGTGGGTCGCAAATACGTGCTGCTGTTTATTTTGATGACGATGATCTTCACGGCGCCGCTCATTCCGCAATTCATGCTGATGAGAGAAATCCGCTTGATCAATACGCTCTGGGCGCTCATGATTCCGACAGCCATCAGCGCGTTCAATCTGATCGTCCTGCGGTCGTTCTTCGCGCAAATTCCGGCGGAACTGATCGACAGCGCACGGATGGACGGCTGCGGCGAACTCAGAATTTTATGGAGCCTGATGCTTCCGTTGTCCAAGCCTGCGCTTGCGACGGTCGGCATTTTCTATTCGGTGACGAACTGGAACAAATACATGGACGCCTTGTATTATTTGAATGACCGCCGGCTCTATCCGCTTCAGGTGAAGCTGCGGGAGCTGCTCATCAACGACGATTTGGTCGATACGGGGAACTTGCCGTTCGATATCGCGTCGCAATCCGTGCAAGGCGTGCAAATGGCCGTTATTCTCGTGGCGACTTTGCCGATTATTATGTTGTATCCGTTTATGCAGCGTTATTTTATTAAGGGCATGCTGATCGGGTCGATTAAATCGTAACCGTTACACTATTTACTGGAAATATAAAAAAATGACAAACATGGCCAAACGGAGTCCATTGTGACCTCGCCTCTTCCGTACCTATACTGAGGGTGAGTTTTGAAAGCGCTCTACTCGCGCTACTTCGACTGAGGAGATGAGGGGGATTTGATGAAAAAGCTATTCGTGCTCGCAACTGTTGTCGCTTTATCCGTCTCGATGCTGTCAGGCTGCTCCAAGGATAATAATGAGCCGTCGAAGGCGGCGAATACGCCGGCGGAAACGCCAAAGGCCAACAATGCGGCAGCCGACAAGCCGGAAGAAACGGCGGCCGCCGAGCCGACGAAGTTCTCGATTTCCATGCGGACGCTAAACGTGCCTTACGTCGAGCAGAACCCGGACATCAACGGCGACAAGTACGTGCTTGAGCTGGAAAAAATGACAAACACCGACCTGGACATCCGGCTCATCCCTCACAACGAGTACCAGGACAAAATGATTCAAATGTTCGCCACGAACGACATACCCGACGTCGTGCAAGGAAGCGGCGGCATCAGCGGGCAGGAGCTGGCGGGCGCCGTGCAGAGCGGCGTGTTCATGCCGCTGAACGACCTGCTGCAGGAGTACGGCCAGAACCTGCAGAAGTTCCTGCCGAAGGCGGCTTGGGACCGGCTGACGGACGCGAAGACCGGCAACGTTTACGGCATACCGGAAGTGCTGAGCAATCCGTCGCGACGGGCGACGTGGATCCGGACTGACCTGCTGGAAAAGGCGGGTAAACCGATTCCGAAGACGGTCGAGGAGACGCTCGACGTGCTGCGGGCGTTCAAGGAAATGGGAATCGAGCATCCGTACATGGGCCGCAAAAACTTCAAATACGCGGACACGTTCTTTGGCTCGTATGACGTTTTCGGCTATTTGAATCAATTCAAGCTGTTCCCGGACGGCAAGGTGAAGCCGAGCTTCTTCGATGAAGCGGCCATGAAGAAAGCGGTCGGCGTCTACAAGACGATGTTCGACGAAGGCTTGATTAGCAAGGAATTCGCTACGATTGAAAGCGCGGACTTCAAGAGCATCATTACGAGCGGCAAAGCCGGCATGTGGTCCATGAACGCCAACGAGCTGCCGATCTGGGGCACTCAGCTGATGACGAATGTGCCCGGCGCAAAAGTAGCGCTCATACCTTCCCCGGTCGGCGACGACAGCAAGGGCGGCTATGCCCACTACAATCCAGTAACGCGCTCCTATTTCATCAACGTGAATGCGAAAGATAAAGCGGCCGGCATCATCAAGTTTTTCGATTGGATGGTCGGCGAGCAAGCGCAACACTTTTTCAGCTACGGCATCGAAGGCGAGGATTATACCGACAACGGCGGTACGATTTCGTACACGCCGCCTACGGACGAGGCAGGAACGAACAAGCAGCGCTATCTGAATTACTGGCTGTGGATGGTGCAGGATACGACATACAACAAGCGCATCGCCGAGCTGTCGGAGCCAGGCAAGCAAATGGTCGACGCGTTCGATAATCTGTTGACGAAGGAAGGCCGCAGAGGCATTGAATTCGATCCTCGCCTTGAGGCGCTCGTGAAGTATCCCGATCTGAGCCCGCTGTCCGATCAGCTGCCGCCGCTCGTTCTGGAGCATGTGCTGAAAATGGTATACGGCAAAGAGCCGATCGATAATTACGGCAAGGTGCTGGAGGAGTATCTGTCCAAAGGCGGCAACGAGGTCATCGACGAAGCGACAGCTCGTTACAACAGCAAAGAAAACGCTTTCGAATAATCGCCCGCCTGCACTAGAATGAAAGAAGAGATTCGGATGCTCTGCCTGCCTGTCGCGTTTTCAGCCGCCGGCGGGGGAGCATCTTGCTCCTATCCGATTGTTCGCAGTGCCAGATGAGGAGGGCCACCCATGTACCGCATACTCGTCGTAGACGATGAACCGATGATTCGCAAAGGACTGCAGAAGTTGATCCGCGAAGCCGACCCTTTGATCGGCCATGCCGAGACGGCCGACAACGGCATCGATGCGCTTGAGAAAATCGCGTCGAGCCGTCCCGATCTGCTGTTTACGGATATTAAAATGCCGAAGATGGACGGCCTCGAGCTGTGCCGGGTCGTGAACGAGCGTTTCCCCGGTTTGCCGGTCGTAGTCATTTCCGGCTACGGCGATTTCGCGTATGCCCAGCAGTGCTTGTCTTACGGCGTGAAGGAGTATTTGCTCAAGCCGGTGACGAAGGCAGCCGTGGGCAAGACGGTCGCGAAGCTGCTTGCGGGGCTCGAAGCGCGGCAGCAGCCGGCCTATATTCCGCTATCGGTGACGGAAGCTTGGCTGGAGCGGCTGCAGGACGGCGTCTGGCATTTGCGTGCCGAGGCCGTCAAGTCGGCGATCGCGGACATGGAGCAGTACTGCGCGGCGAACAAGCTCGATCCGCGCATGCTGGGCGAGCTTACGCATGAGCTATGCGGCAAGCTGACGGACCGCCTGAACGCGCGCGACGTGTACCCTTTCGAACGGGCGCTGTGTCCGGCCCCCCAAGGGCAGCCCGCCGCATTCGGCTGGCTCGTGGAAGCGGTCCTCGAGATGGTGGAGCAATTGCGTACGAAACGGAAGGGGAACGTAAAGGAGCCGGTCGAGGAAGCCAAAGCCTACATCGAGAAGCATTTGAGCCGCGAGCTGTCGCTGGAAGAAGTGGCGGTCAAGCTGGGGCTGAACGCCTCCTATTTCAGCCAGCTGTTTAAGCAAATGACGAATGAAACGTTCGTGCAGTATCGGACGAGGCGGCGGATGGAGAAAGCGAAGCGCCTGCTCTCGATGCCGCATCAGAAAATTACGGACGTCTCCGCCGAAGTCGGATTCGCCGATCATCCGCACTTCACGAAGACGTTCAAGAAATACAGCGGACAGACGCCGTCAGAATACCGGGAAACGCTGGGCATCCGCGGATGAAGATGAGCCTGTTCCGGAAGCTGTTTCTCTACTTCACCATCGTCATTCTGTTCTCGCTGACGACGGTCAGCGTATTCACGTACCTGAAGTCGTCCGCGGCGATCGACAAGCAGGTCGAGAAATATATTTCCACGGTCATCGAAAATGCGGGCGCGCAAACGGACCTTCAGCTCGAAATGTTCGAGCGGGTGAGCAACTCGGTGTTATCGCACCAGTCGGTCAAGAAGTTTCTGGACATGGACCCGGCGGACAGCTATGAATATTACCGGTTTACGCGGGATATCCGGCAGGATGTTTTCCAGAAGATCTTCATCACGTATCCGACGCAGATCCACAAGATGTACATTTTAGGCGAGCATGGCCGATCGATTTTCGACCAGAATCAGAGCTTCTCTTCGCTGTCGGTCGATCCGTCGGCGCGGTATGACGAGTTGAAGGCGAAGACGCCGGACAACGGCGAAATCGCCATCCTCAACACGGCGCTCATGAACGGCGAGCGGGTCGTCACCATTGCCCGTAAAATCAGAGGCTACGCGTCCTACGCGGTCAAGGGCATTCTCGCAATCGAGCTGAACGAGAGCCAGCTGTCGGCGCTGTGGAACAACGTCGATCTCGGAGAAAATGGTTTTTTCTTCATTCTCGACGCTACGGGAGCCGTTGTTTACGCACCGGATCGCGCGACACGCGGCGAGCTGGCGAAGACCGGTCTCGGGCCGCGCGTTGCGGAAGGCGGAAACACGCGGCTCATCGAGGAAGTGAACGGCAAACGGATGCTTATCGTCTCGCACAAATCCGCTTATTCCGGATGGAGCCTGGCGGTCTCGATGCCGCTCGACGAGCTGCGCGAGCCGATCTCGGGCATCCGATCCACGACCGTGACCGTCGGCCTCGCGACGCTGGCGATCGCGCTCGTGCTCGCTTTTCGATTCGGCAATTCGATTGCGCGTCCGATCCGAATGCTTAAGATCGGGATGCGCGAAACGGAGAAGGGAAACTGGAAGCGCATCGAGACGAAGCAGCGCGACGACGAGATCGGCGGCCTCATCCACAGCTACAATTTGATGGTCAGCCGGCTGTCGGACATGATCGAGCGGGTATACGACACGGAACTAAGCAGCCAGAAGACGAAGCTCCAGCTGCAAGAGATCGAGTTGGAGCGGCAGAGGGCGGAATTCCAGGCGCTGCAGCTGCAGATCAATCCCCATTTTTTGTACAACACGCTGGAGACGATCAACTGCTATGCGATCGTGCAGGATTCGGACGAAATTTCCGAGATGGTCGAAGCGATGGCGTTCATGCTCCGGTACTCGATCCAGACGAATCTTGAAGAGGTGACGCTGGCTAACGAGCTCAATCATGTGCGACATTACATGATGATCCAGAAGCACCGGATCGGGCATGATTTTGAAATCGATGTTGTGACGCCGCCGTCGCTCCTATTGTCGCGCATGGTACGGCTGACGCTGCAGCCGATCGTGGAAAATATATTCCAGCACGCGTTCGCGGAAGGGTTCGAGCCAAAGCATTATATCCGCATCGATACCCGCATCGAGGACGGCGAGACGCTTGTCCTAGTAGAGGATAATGGCGTCGGGATGACGGGAGAAACGTTGGCGAAATTGAGGCAGCGATTGGACCGGAACCGGTTGGTCGAGGACCGGACGGCGAGCCGGGGACGCAGAGGCGGCATAGGGCTGGTCAATGTGCACCGGCGTATTCAAATGGTGTACGGCGACGAGTTCGGGCTGCACATCGAAAGCGCGATTGGCGAAGGGACGCGGATCGTCCTGCGCATGCCGCGGGAGGCCGGTTCGGCAGTGAAGCCTGAACCGGCCGCGGTCGCGGAGCCTCAGTCGGCTACAGCCTAACGACAAGAAGGGAAGGCGATCGAAATGGTGTCTATCGATTTAGTGGGAAAGGCCGCGCTCGTGACGGGGGCGAGCGGCGGGATCGGGAGAGCGATTGCGTCGAAGCTGGCGGATGCCGGAGCGATGGTGGCGCTGAACTATTTGAACAGCCGGGAGGCGGCCGAAGAAGCGGTGGTCGCGATTCGCGCGCAAGGAGGAACGGCTGTGGCTATTCAAGCGGATGTCGCGCGGGCCGAGGAGGCGGCGCGGCTGGTCGAGGAAGCGGCTGCGGCGTTTGGGCGTCCGGTCGATTTATTGATCAATAACGCAGGACAACTCATCCAGCGGCTGCCGAATGAGGAGATGACGGAGGAGCTGTACGGGCAGGTCATGGATGTGAACCTCAAGAGCGCCGTGTTCGTCGCGAAGGCCGCAATTCCGGGCATGAAAGCGGCCGGGGGCGGCAGCATCGTGAACATGACGTCGGTCGCCGCGCATAACGGCGGCGGGCCGGGCGCTTCGATCTATGCTGCTAGCAAAGCAGCCGTGCTAGCTTACACGAAAGGGCTCGCGAAGGAGCTCGCCGCCAGCGGCATCCGCGTCAACGCCATCTCGCCGGGCTTCATCGGCCAAACGGCGTTCCATGCGGCGTTTACGCCGGTCGCCGCGCGGGAAGCGACGATTCAGAGCATTCCGATGCGACGGGAGGGAACGCCGGAGGATGTGGCGGGCATCGCGCTGTTCCTGGTCTCCGGGCTGTCCGCGTATTTAACCGGGGAGACGATCGAAGTCAATGGCGGCATGTATATGCGTTAAGGGATCTTACAACGACGAGCGAAGAGAGGGATTGGCATGTCCACCAAGCTTTTCGAACCGGCCAGCGGCTTGCTGACGGTGCCCTACGAACCGAACGAGCAGTCTGAACTGCGGGAAAATCCGCCGCGCTTCACTTGGATGCCGGCTAAGCCGGAACATGACCGGTACGTGCTGCAGATATCCGCTTCCGATAGCTTCGAGCCTGCTGCCACGGAGACGGTCGGCCCGATTCCATATAACTTCTATACCCCGGATCGCGTGTATGAGCCAGGTGTCTATTATTGGCGATACGCGCTGACAGATACCGCTGCGGAAGACGGTGAGGCAGCATCGAAGGCGGGGGTTTCCGATTGGAGCCGTTCGCGGTCGTTCACCGTCCCGGAGCAGCCGATTCCCGCGACGCCGTTGCCTTCCCGGGCGGCAAGATATGCGGCGGCCGGCGAAGCGCATCCGCGGCTGTGGCTGCAGCCGGGGCGCGTTGAAGCGTTCCGCGAGCAGATCCGCGGGGATGCGTCCGCTTGCGGCTGGGACGATTTTTACGAGAAGTCGGTACGGTCCTGGATGGAGAGGGAACTGATCGCCGAACCGGAGCGGTATCCGGACAACAAGCGCGTCGCCAAGCTGTGGCGCAAAATGTACATGGACTGCCAGGAGACGCTCTACGCGATTCGCCATCTGAGCGTGGCTGGCGTGCTGCTTGAGGATGCGGATATGATCCAGCAGGCGAAGCGCTGGCTGCTTCACGTAGTCTCCTGGGACCCTCGCGGCACCACATCGCGGGATTACAACGACGAGGCCGCCTTCCGGATCGCCGGGGCGGTGGCATGGGGCTACGACTGGCTGCACGCGTACCTGAGCGAAGAGGAACGGACGGCGGTTCGCGCGAACTTGCTCGCTCGCACGGAGCAGGTGGCCCATCACGTCATCGAACGGTCGCGCATCCACCGGGTGCCGTACGACAGCCACGCGGTGCGGTCGCTCTCATCCGTGCTTGCGCCGGCTTGCATCGCGATGCTGCACGAGGAACCGCAGGCGCGGGAGTGGATCGATTATACGCTCGATTACTTCGCCTGCCTCTATTCGCCATGGGGCGGGCAGGACGGCGGCTGGGCGGAAGGCCCGATGTACTGGACGACCGGTCTAGCCTACTTGATCGATGCGTTCAATTTGATCCGCGGCTACGTTGGCATCGACCTATTCCGCCGGCCGTTCTTCGCCCATACCGGCGATTTCCCGTTGTACGTGAACAGCCCGGATACGGTGCGGGCCAGCTTCGGTGACCAGTCGACGCTCGGCGAACCGCCAAGTTTGAAGACGGCTTTCAATATCCGCCAATTTGCGGGTTTGACGGGCAACGGGCTTTATCAATGGTATTACGAGCAGGTGAAGGCGCGCGATAAGGACGCCGATACGAAATTTTACAATTACGGCTGGTGGGATTTCCGGTTTGACGAGATGCTATACCGGCATGACTATCCGTCCGTCGAGCCTGTTCTGCCGGAACCGAGCGTCATCGAGCCTGTGAAGTGGTTCCGCGACGTCGGCTGGGTCGCCTTCCACCGGCGGATGGACGATCCGGCCGAGCATATCCAACTGCTCGTGAAGAGCAGCGCTTACGGCTCGCTAAGCCACAGCCACGGCGACCAGAACGGCTTCCTGTTTCACGCGTACGGCGAACCGCTGGCGATCGACAGCGGATACTACGTCGCTCACGGCAGCACGATGCACCGCAATTGGCGCAGGCAAACGGTGTCGAAGAACGGTCTGCTCATCGACGGGAAAGGCCAGTACGCGGGCACTGATAAAGTGAAGTGCAAGGAAGCGTTCGGTGTCGTCGAGGAGGTGACGTCCAGGCCGGGCTATGCCGGCGTGCGCATGAACGCGACCGCGGCTTACAGCGAAACGGTGCCGTATTTGAACCGGTTCATTCGGGAGGTGTATTGGCTCGACGAGACGTATGCCGTCATCGTCGATGCCGTCGACCTCGCGCAGCCGGGCCGCGTCACTTGGCTGATGCACACCCTTCACGAAATGGAATTGGGCGGGCAATCGTTTCGGGTGCTTGGAGCCAAGGCGGAAATGGACGGCCGATTCGTCTACGTTTCGTCCGGCCCTGTTACCGTCACGCAGCATGACCGATTCCCGGATGTCGAACCGGCCGAATATGAAGGTCTGCCGAACCAGTGGCATCTATCAGCGGAAACGAAGGAGGCGGACAGCCACCGGATCGTCTCGCTGCTTGTGCCCATGAAGAAGGGCGACGATAAATTCGTCTCCTATTTCATCGATGATCAAGACCATGGCATTCATCTTTATTTCACGAACGAAGAGGGCAAGACGCGCATGATTGCGGTGCCGAAGGCGTATTGAAGCAGAAGTCGTCTGCCCTCGGCAGGCGAAGGGAGGAGCCGGGCATAGTGGCGAGCAATTTGGGGGTTTGGGAAGCGGCGGAACCAGGCGTGAAGCGCAAAATTTTGCGCGCCGAAGGCGGCTTGATGATGATGGAGGTCCACTTCGAAAGCGGCGCGGAGGGCTACGAGCACGAGCATCCGCACGAGCAGATGTCGTATTGCTTGAAAGGGACGATGGCGTTTACGATCGACGGCGTGCAGACGGTCATCAAGCAAGGGGAAACCGTCTTTATTCCGGGCGGCGCAAGGCATGGCGCGAAGGCGCTTGAGCCTTCCGCGCTGCTGGATACGTTTACGCCGATTCGGCGGGATTTGCTGAAGCCTTATTAGGCAAGGTAAAGGGAAATTGGGAGAGCTCGGATTGTGCTGAAGACGCACGATTCCGAGCTTTATTGATTATATGGCCCCTATTAGATTGTATACATATTGTGCACAAATAACGAATGTGATAGATTGAGAGTAACATCATAGATTGGCCGACGTTAACCTATTCCGGGAGAGTGAGCAGGACGATGTCTAGCACGCTGCAGCTGTTGAAGGTCAGCGATAATAAGAGATTTTTGGTACAAGCGGACGGCACGCCGTTTTTTTGGCTGGGAGATACGGC
It includes:
- a CDS encoding cache domain-containing sensor histidine kinase, which encodes MKMSLFRKLFLYFTIVILFSLTTVSVFTYLKSSAAIDKQVEKYISTVIENAGAQTDLQLEMFERVSNSVLSHQSVKKFLDMDPADSYEYYRFTRDIRQDVFQKIFITYPTQIHKMYILGEHGRSIFDQNQSFSSLSVDPSARYDELKAKTPDNGEIAILNTALMNGERVVTIARKIRGYASYAVKGILAIELNESQLSALWNNVDLGENGFFFILDATGAVVYAPDRATRGELAKTGLGPRVAEGGNTRLIEEVNGKRMLIVSHKSAYSGWSLAVSMPLDELREPISGIRSTTVTVGLATLAIALVLAFRFGNSIARPIRMLKIGMRETEKGNWKRIETKQRDDEIGGLIHSYNLMVSRLSDMIERVYDTELSSQKTKLQLQEIELERQRAEFQALQLQINPHFLYNTLETINCYAIVQDSDEISEMVEAMAFMLRYSIQTNLEEVTLANELNHVRHYMMIQKHRIGHDFEIDVVTPPSLLLSRMVRLTLQPIVENIFQHAFAEGFEPKHYIRIDTRIEDGETLVLVEDNGVGMTGETLAKLRQRLDRNRLVEDRTASRGRRGGIGLVNVHRRIQMVYGDEFGLHIESAIGEGTRIVLRMPREAGSAVKPEPAAVAEPQSATA
- a CDS encoding SDR family NAD(P)-dependent oxidoreductase; amino-acid sequence: MSIDLVGKAALVTGASGGIGRAIASKLADAGAMVALNYLNSREAAEEAVVAIRAQGGTAVAIQADVARAEEAARLVEEAAAAFGRPVDLLINNAGQLIQRLPNEEMTEELYGQVMDVNLKSAVFVAKAAIPGMKAAGGGSIVNMTSVAAHNGGGPGASIYAASKAAVLAYTKGLAKELAASGIRVNAISPGFIGQTAFHAAFTPVAAREATIQSIPMRREGTPEDVAGIALFLVSGLSAYLTGETIEVNGGMYMR
- a CDS encoding DUF4962 domain-containing protein codes for the protein MSTKLFEPASGLLTVPYEPNEQSELRENPPRFTWMPAKPEHDRYVLQISASDSFEPAATETVGPIPYNFYTPDRVYEPGVYYWRYALTDTAAEDGEAASKAGVSDWSRSRSFTVPEQPIPATPLPSRAARYAAAGEAHPRLWLQPGRVEAFREQIRGDASACGWDDFYEKSVRSWMERELIAEPERYPDNKRVAKLWRKMYMDCQETLYAIRHLSVAGVLLEDADMIQQAKRWLLHVVSWDPRGTTSRDYNDEAAFRIAGAVAWGYDWLHAYLSEEERTAVRANLLARTEQVAHHVIERSRIHRVPYDSHAVRSLSSVLAPACIAMLHEEPQAREWIDYTLDYFACLYSPWGGQDGGWAEGPMYWTTGLAYLIDAFNLIRGYVGIDLFRRPFFAHTGDFPLYVNSPDTVRASFGDQSTLGEPPSLKTAFNIRQFAGLTGNGLYQWYYEQVKARDKDADTKFYNYGWWDFRFDEMLYRHDYPSVEPVLPEPSVIEPVKWFRDVGWVAFHRRMDDPAEHIQLLVKSSAYGSLSHSHGDQNGFLFHAYGEPLAIDSGYYVAHGSTMHRNWRRQTVSKNGLLIDGKGQYAGTDKVKCKEAFGVVEEVTSRPGYAGVRMNATAAYSETVPYLNRFIREVYWLDETYAVIVDAVDLAQPGRVTWLMHTLHEMELGGQSFRVLGAKAEMDGRFVYVSSGPVTVTQHDRFPDVEPAEYEGLPNQWHLSAETKEADSHRIVSLLVPMKKGDDKFVSYFIDDQDHGIHLYFTNEEGKTRMIAVPKAY
- a CDS encoding cupin domain-containing protein, with the translated sequence MASNLGVWEAAEPGVKRKILRAEGGLMMMEVHFESGAEGYEHEHPHEQMSYCLKGTMAFTIDGVQTVIKQGETVFIPGGARHGAKALEPSALLDTFTPIRRDLLKPY